The Chitinophaga lutea genome contains the following window.
CACTATGCGCTCGCGCAGATCCTGCCCACCGAGCAGGAAGTGGACGCACTGTATGCAGAATTGGAACAGAAAGGCGTAACGATCGTCAAACGCCCGGTCAAAACATTCTTCGGCGCATATACAGGGTATGTGCAGGACGTGGAAGGCAACCTCTGGGACATCGGCACCAACCCGCTTATTCCGCTCGATAAAAACGGGAACGTGATACGGCATGAAGATATCAGCCATCTGGAGCAGTGAAATGAGCGTTTTGTGAGTTATTGCTCAAATGAGATATAGCAGGAGGCGTACACCTGCTGTCGACGACGTATGCTACTGACCGTCCTTTTTGTACGTCACACTATAAATGATTACCGCTACCAGCATAATGCCCAGCCCGGCGAGGCATACGCCGCCCCACTTGCCGATGTCCCATACCAGCAGTCCGATGCCGGAGCCCAGCGAGGTGCCGATGAAACTCACGGTCATAAACACGGTGTTCATGCGGTTGCGCGCTTCAGGCAACAGGGCGTAGATGCGGGTTTGATTGGATACGTGCACGCCCTGCAGGCCGAGGTCGAGCAGGATGATGCCGATCACGATGCCGATGATGGACGTGCGGAAAAACCAGAAGATCACATAACCCGCAATCACACAGGCGATCCCGTAACCGATGGCGATGCGCGGGTTTTTACGGTCGGCGATCTTGCCGATGAGCGGGGCGCCTAACGCGCCGGTGGCCGCCGCGAGGCCTAACAGGCCGATCACGTCGCTGCCATAGTTGAAGGGAGCATTCGACAACAGAAACACGGAGGTGGTCCAGAACAGGCCGAAAACGCCGAAAGCGCAGGCATTGATGAACGATGCCTCACGGAGCAAAGGCTGTTCCTTCACCAGCACGAGCACGGAGCGCATCAATGCGCCGTAGCTGCCGGTGAAAGAAGGTTTGCTCGAAGGAAAACTCGCCGCCATCACGATCAGCATTACAAGCGACATGCCGCCCGCGATCCAGAACATCGCCCGCCAGCCCATGTGCTCCCCTATCACGCCGCTGATGGTGCGCGACAGGAGGATGCCGATCAGGAGGCCGCTCATCACGACCCCGATCACTTTACCGCGCTGCTGCGGTTCGGCGAGGCTGGCGGCCATGGGCAATATCAGCTGCGGCACAATGGAGGTGAACCCGATCACGAAACCCATTATTTTCAGCATGGTGATATTAACGGACAGCGCCGTGGCGAACAACGCCGCAACGGCCAGCGCCGTCATCGTCATGATCTGTTTTTTCCTTTCCAGTTTGTCGCCCAGCGGCACACAGAACAACAGCCCCAAGGCATAACCGATCTGTGTGAAGAAAGTGACCTGTCCCGCATTGGACTCCGATACGGAAAATTCATCGCTGATGAGTACCAGCAACGGCTGGGCGTAGTAGATATTGGCAACGATGAGGCCGGTGCAAAGGGCCATCACCGCGATGTTCAGTTTGCTTAAAGACATGTTCCGCGCGTTAAGGCTGCAAAGTTATGTCTTTTGTAAATTCCGTAACTTCATAACATGATGTTCACGAGCATATATCCATTCACGCAGGAAACGATCGCGGAGTATCCCGCGCATACGAAAGAGCAGATTGAAAGCAGGCTGCAGGAAGGCTGGAAGGCGTTTGCGGCGCTCAGGCAGGCCGGCACGGCGCAGCGCGCGGCCTGGATGATGCGGGTGGCGGAACTGCTGAAGAATAACGTGACGGAACACGGCACGCTCATCTCGCGCGAAATGGGCAAAACCCTCAAAGAGGCGAAGGCCGAAGTGCTGAAGTGCGCCACTACGGCGGAATATTATGCCGCCAACATCGACGCGATGCTGCAGCCGCGGCTCATCACCACCGAAGGTAAAAAAAGCTACGCCGCCTTTGAGCCCAAAGGCATCATCCTGGCCATCATGCCCTGGAACTTCCCTTACTGGCAGGTGTTCCGCTTCGCCATTCCCAACCTGCTGGCAGGCAACGCCGCCGTGCTGAAACATGCCAGCAACGTGAGCGGCTGCGGGCTGGCCATCGAAAAAGTATTCCGGGAAGCGGGCTTCCCGGAGGGCGCCTTCCAGGCGCTGCTCGTATCGTCGAAAAAAATGGAACCCATCATCGCCGACCCGCGCATACAGGGCGTTACCCTTACCGGCAGCACCCCTGCCGGTATGAGCGTGGCGGGCCTGGCCGGTAAATACATCAAAAAAACGGTGCTGGAGCTGGGCGGCAGCGATCCCTTCATCGTACTGAAAGACGCCAACCTTGCAGAAGCCGCCAAAACGGCCGTGAAAGCCCGGATGCAGAACGCCGGGCAGTCGTGCATCGCCGCCAAACGCTGGATAGTGGAACAACCCGTTGCCGAAGATTTTATCCAGCAGGTGCAGTCCATCATCACCTCCCTGCGCCAGGGCGACCCTTTCCTGCCCGACACCGATACCGGCCCGATGGCGCGCCCCGACCTTGCCGACGAAGTTTCGAAACAGATGAACCAGAGCATCGCCCGCGGCGCCCAGCTGCTGGCCGGCGGGGAGCAGGACGGCTGCAACTTCATCCCCGCATTGCTGACCGGTGTACAGCCCGGGATGAGCGCCTTCGACGAAGAAACCTTCGGACCGCTGGCCGCCGTTATTACCGCCAACGACGAAGCGTCGGCCATCCGCCTGGCCAACCAGACGCCTTTCGGGCTGGGCGCCAGCCTGTGGACCAAAGACCTGGAAAAAGCCGCCCGCCTCGCCACGCTGATCGACAGCGGGAACGTGTTCGTCAATGCCATGGTACGCTCCGATGCCCGCCTGCCCTTCGGCGGCGTCAAACAATCCGGTTACGGCCGCGAACTCTCCATAGAGGGCACACACGAATTCCTCAACATCAAAACCGTGTATATCCAGTAAAAAAATTTTAGCGCTCAAATGGGGGTAAGCTGTATCTTGAGATGTCTTATACCTGACCACTTAACCTAACATGTGAGGCCTTTAACAAAAAGACCATCGGCTACCCGTATGGGTATCCGGCTGCGCAACGCGTTATCAGGACAAACCGCCATCATTTCAGCGTACCTGCTGGTGGTGCTGGTATTGTACATACAGCTCGCCGTGAGCGGGCGTTATAACAATTTCATCATCTTCCGCAGCTCCTGGAGTCACCTGCTGGCGGGCCTTCCGCTGTACGACCTGTACCCGGGGGAATATTTCGACTACTTTCTTTACCATCCCAGTTTCCCGGTTTTATTTTCACCGTTTGCCGCATTGCCGGCGAAGGCGGGCCTGTTGTGCTGGCTGACTTTCAGCGCCGCCATCTTCCTGTATGCTGTCCACCGCCTGCCGCTGCCGGAACGCACCCGGCATACCCTGGCCTGGTGCCTGTTGCTGGAACTGGGGAACGCGCTGCAATCGTCGCAAACCAACCCGGCCATGACGGCGTTTATGCTGCTGACGCTGGTGCATCTGCAAAAAGAGGAGCCGGCGAAAGCTGCGGCATTTACCTGTCTTGCTTTTTTCATCAAAGGTTACGGCGCCATCGTGGGCCTGCTCTTTGTGTTTTATCCGAAGCGATGGCAGTATGTCAATTATTGCCTCCTCTTCGGCGTTACCGGCACTCTATTACCGCTCCTGTTCATATCTCCCGAAACGCTTACGGCCTATTACACGGCATGGGTGCAGCTGCTCACCGGCAGCACCATCAAAGAAGACGGTTCGCTGCTCGGATCACTGCGTTACATCACCGGGCTTGCCGCTCCTTATACAGACGTGGTACTGCTGGCAGGCATGTTCCTGCTGGCAGGCATTTTTACGACCGCGCTGGTGCGCCGGCCGCGGGGGAGCGCCATGCTTGTGCTGGCAGCCCTCATGATATGGATCGTGATCTTTAACCAGAGCGCAGAATCGCCCACCTACGTCATTGCCGTTACCGGCGCCGCAATGGCCTTGCTCATGCCGCCGATGCAGCCCGTGGCCAGGTATCTGCTGATCACGATGCTGGTGGTGACCTGCCTCTGCCCTACCGACCTTGTACCGAAAGCCATCAATAACATCGCCGTTACGTACCGTGTGAAAGCGCTGCCCTGCGTGGCGGTGCTGCTGTACATACAATGGCGGCTACTGACTCTAACACCGGACCGGCTGCGTCAAAAATCGCCGGCCATGCTTTAATGCCAAAACAACTGTTATGCCAGCAACGAAGATCAAAACAACATCCCTACTCCCCAGGCACCTGCAGCCGGCTGCGGGTTTCGACCTCGTATTGCCATGCTATGATCCTCCGCAGCACTGGGCGGATCAGCTCTGTGCCGATTTTTACCAGCTCCGCGCGGCCCTGCCGGGCATTCCTGTTCAGCTGATACTGGTGATAGACGGGCCCGCCAAACACGTTACACCGGCCACGCTGCAATACCTGCAACATGAAATACCCGGCATCAGGGTGATCCACCACCCCGTGAACCGCGGCAAGGGATACGCGCTGCGGCTGGGCGTTGCCGTAGGCGACAGCCCGTTCCAGGTGTGCACGGATATCGACATCCCGTTCGGCCCCACCGCCATTGCGGAAGCGTTTGACCTGTTGCAGCATGGCGCCGATGTGGTGGCCGGCGTGCGCAGCCCTGCCTATGCCAAATGCCTGCCCCGCCAGCGGAAGCTCATCAGCGGCGTCAACCGAATGCTGAACCGGTACCTGCTGCACCTGAAAGTAACCGACGCGCAGGCCGGGCTGAAAGCCTTTAACAGCAAGGGCCGCGAGGCCTTTCTTTCCACCAGCGTCAACGGTTTCCTGTTCGACAGCGAATTTGTATACCGCGCCGGCAAAAACCGTTCGATGGTGATCAGCACCGTGCGCATTCATTGCCGGCAGGGCATCCGCTTTTCGGCGTTCAGAACAAAAGTATTGTGGCGTGAGTTACGGAATTTCTTAGGTATCCTGTTCATCAGTTAGACATGAAAAACAACAGCTTATTAATCAGCGTGGATGTGGAAGAATTCGACATCCCGGAAGAGTATGGCCAGTATTTGCGCGAGGAAGAAAAAAAATGCGTGACGTACCGCGGCATTTTGAAAACACTCGCCCTCTTCGACGAACTCGACATCCGCGCCACATTTTTTATCACAGCCTACTGGGCGCAACAGTTTCCGGCGATGGTGCAGCGCATCGCCGCCAAACACGAGATTGCCTCTCACGCATTTTTTCACAACACCTTTCATGAACGCGACCTGCTGAATGCGCGGCTGGAACTGGAGCATATCAGCGGACAACAGGTGCTGGGCTTCCGGATGCCGCGGCTGCAACCCGTCAGTATCACCGCCCTGGCCGATGCCGGTTACCGGTACGATGCCTCACTGAACCCCACCTGGCTGCCGGGGCGCTATAATCACCGGCGCGCACCGCGGGCCGTGCACCGCAATGGCCCCTTGTGGGTAATGCCCTCCGCCGTTACGCCCCGGTTTCGCATCCCCGTGTTCTGGCTGAGCGCGAAAAACTTCCCGCTATGGTTCACGCGCTATTGTATTTCCCGCGTGTTGCAGGGAGGTGGTTACTTTTCCTTTTATTTTCATCCCTGGGAACTGGAAGACCTCGCCCCTTACCAATTGCCGTGGTATGTGAAAAACAGGTGCGGCGAAAGCATGTACGAAAGGCTGTACGCCATCTTCAGCGGGTTGAAAACGAAAGGGGAATTCATGTCGCACGCGGATTACCTGCAACGGCGGTTGCTGATTACGTAAGTGGTCGTTTATACATCGTGTGCCGTATTGTTCCGCGGATGGTGACAGATGATGGTTGCTGTTGGGCGAAGGCCCTTCGTTACAGAAGCCCGTTTATGAGACGGATGGGTGACGCAAACCGCTACCTTTAGAACAGCATTTCAGATTTCGTTTCGACGACACCTGCATGGGATGCATGTTGCATGGGGCGTGGCGGATGGCCGCCATAAACCGCTACTTACCGGCCCGGTGAACCGTTTTTCTGATTCCGTTTCGACGACACCTGCACGGGATGCGCAAAATCGTTCCAGTAGGCTTCAGCCTGCGCGGGCGTCGGGTCTTCATCGAAGGTAATGATGCGATAGCGCTGTGTGTAGGTTTTGCCGGGCTCGAGCGTCCAGCTGTAGTCTTTGGTAGGACTGAACATCGCGAACACCTGTCCCTGCTGGTCTTTCTCCGGCCATACCCGTACCGGCTGCGGGGCGCGGAAATTGTCCGGCGCCGAGAGGATCAGCAGGCCCGCCATGCCATTGTCCAGGTTGCCGGCGATCTTGATCCAGCGGGCGTGGGTGGAATCCGCATT
Protein-coding sequences here:
- a CDS encoding VOC family protein — its product is MEQRLSIITIGVDSLPAIRDFYENKFGWKPVAVNKDIVFYQTGGSLISFFPAKVLMDDAKVPFSPTTTRHYALAQILPTEQEVDALYAELEQKGVTIVKRPVKTFFGAYTGYVQDVEGNLWDIGTNPLIPLDKNGNVIRHEDISHLEQ
- a CDS encoding MFS transporter, translating into MSLSKLNIAVMALCTGLIVANIYYAQPLLVLISDEFSVSESNAGQVTFFTQIGYALGLLFCVPLGDKLERKKQIMTMTALAVAALFATALSVNITMLKIMGFVIGFTSIVPQLILPMAASLAEPQQRGKVIGVVMSGLLIGILLSRTISGVIGEHMGWRAMFWIAGGMSLVMLIVMAASFPSSKPSFTGSYGALMRSVLVLVKEQPLLREASFINACAFGVFGLFWTTSVFLLSNAPFNYGSDVIGLLGLAAATGALGAPLIGKIADRKNPRIAIGYGIACVIAGYVIFWFFRTSIIGIVIGIILLDLGLQGVHVSNQTRIYALLPEARNRMNTVFMTVSFIGTSLGSGIGLLVWDIGKWGGVCLAGLGIMLVAVIIYSVTYKKDGQ
- a CDS encoding NAD-dependent succinate-semialdehyde dehydrogenase, with product MMFTSIYPFTQETIAEYPAHTKEQIESRLQEGWKAFAALRQAGTAQRAAWMMRVAELLKNNVTEHGTLISREMGKTLKEAKAEVLKCATTAEYYAANIDAMLQPRLITTEGKKSYAAFEPKGIILAIMPWNFPYWQVFRFAIPNLLAGNAAVLKHASNVSGCGLAIEKVFREAGFPEGAFQALLVSSKKMEPIIADPRIQGVTLTGSTPAGMSVAGLAGKYIKKTVLELGGSDPFIVLKDANLAEAAKTAVKARMQNAGQSCIAAKRWIVEQPVAEDFIQQVQSIITSLRQGDPFLPDTDTGPMARPDLADEVSKQMNQSIARGAQLLAGGEQDGCNFIPALLTGVQPGMSAFDEETFGPLAAVITANDEASAIRLANQTPFGLGASLWTKDLEKAARLATLIDSGNVFVNAMVRSDARLPFGGVKQSGYGRELSIEGTHEFLNIKTVYIQ
- a CDS encoding glycosyltransferase family 87 protein, encoding MRPLTKRPSATRMGIRLRNALSGQTAIISAYLLVVLVLYIQLAVSGRYNNFIIFRSSWSHLLAGLPLYDLYPGEYFDYFLYHPSFPVLFSPFAALPAKAGLLCWLTFSAAIFLYAVHRLPLPERTRHTLAWCLLLELGNALQSSQTNPAMTAFMLLTLVHLQKEEPAKAAAFTCLAFFIKGYGAIVGLLFVFYPKRWQYVNYCLLFGVTGTLLPLLFISPETLTAYYTAWVQLLTGSTIKEDGSLLGSLRYITGLAAPYTDVVLLAGMFLLAGIFTTALVRRPRGSAMLVLAALMIWIVIFNQSAESPTYVIAVTGAAMALLMPPMQPVARYLLITMLVVTCLCPTDLVPKAINNIAVTYRVKALPCVAVLLYIQWRLLTLTPDRLRQKSPAML
- a CDS encoding glycosyltransferase, translated to MPATKIKTTSLLPRHLQPAAGFDLVLPCYDPPQHWADQLCADFYQLRAALPGIPVQLILVIDGPAKHVTPATLQYLQHEIPGIRVIHHPVNRGKGYALRLGVAVGDSPFQVCTDIDIPFGPTAIAEAFDLLQHGADVVAGVRSPAYAKCLPRQRKLISGVNRMLNRYLLHLKVTDAQAGLKAFNSKGREAFLSTSVNGFLFDSEFVYRAGKNRSMVISTVRIHCRQGIRFSAFRTKVLWRELRNFLGILFIS
- a CDS encoding polysaccharide deacetylase family protein, translating into MKNNSLLISVDVEEFDIPEEYGQYLREEEKKCVTYRGILKTLALFDELDIRATFFITAYWAQQFPAMVQRIAAKHEIASHAFFHNTFHERDLLNARLELEHISGQQVLGFRMPRLQPVSITALADAGYRYDASLNPTWLPGRYNHRRAPRAVHRNGPLWVMPSAVTPRFRIPVFWLSAKNFPLWFTRYCISRVLQGGGYFSFYFHPWELEDLAPYQLPWYVKNRCGESMYERLYAIFSGLKTKGEFMSHADYLQRRLLIT